The sequence below is a genomic window from Nostoc flagelliforme CCNUN1.
GCGTAAATCAACAACCCCTGTGGGTTTAGCAAAACGCGCCCGTGCAATATTAATGTTGGCATCAGGGGAAAGATTCAGTAAAACAAGTCTTTATGTAGGAATGGGAGAACGTCACCTGAGAAAATGGGCAAGACGATTTATAGAGCAAGGTATCGAAGGATTATATGATGGCAAACGACCGGGCAGACCCCCGGTTTTTTCCCCCTCAAGTTGCATTGTACCTAGTCAAGATCGCCTGCGAGCGTCCTGATATGATGGAGCGTTCTTTATCGCAGTGGGATTGTACAGAATTAGCGCGTCAAGTCATAACAGCTTCCATAGTTGGTAGTATTTCCGCCTCTACTGTACGGCGAATTTTAAACAGCAATAAACTAAAACCTTGGCGGCATCATTTGTGGTTATCACCAAAAGCTCCAAGAGATGAAGCATTTGTTAAAAGCATCAAAGAAATTAGTTCTTTATACACTCGACCATTGGAAGAGAATGAAATGGTATTGTGTGTTGATGAGAAAACGAATTTACAACCTCGACCACGCAAAGCCAAGACTCTACCAGCTTTACCGGATTTACCTGTAAGGCTTGAGCATGAATATGAACGTAAAGGGGCAGTCAATTTATTTGCGGCATTTGATACCCGCACAGGCAAAGTCTGGGGACTGACTTATGAGCGTAAACGTCAAGAAGAATTTATTGATTTCCTTGAGTATCTCGACAAGGAGATTCCCTCATACATTACAACAATGTCATTAATATTAAGTTATTGAGAACAAAACATAGCCTTAAACCCTCGCTATTTCGTTGTTTCATGACTTAACGGGAAAATTCAGGTAAAACAACTGGATCAATCACGAAGTTTAACGTGCTTTTCTCTCAAAAAATCGTTTGCCTTGAATTTCTTACAGCAAGGGTATTTACAATGTATGCAAAAAAACGTTTAGTCATCGTATCTAACCGTGTGCCAAAGCCGGATATTTCAGAAACGGTTAACGAGACAAGTACTCAATCTGTCAGTGGATTAGTAAACGGGTTGCATCCTGCTTTGAAGAATCGTGAAGGTTTATGGTTTGGCTGGAGTGGAAAAGCTGTGCCATGTCAGGAAAACAATAGTCCTCAAACAATTAGGATTAGCTCTGTTGATGTGGTAACAGTTGACCTATCCATAGAGGAGGTGAGAGATTTTTATACTGGATTTTGCATTCGCACTCTTTGGTCACTCTTTATGTGTTTTCCAGATCGCTTAAATATAAATTGTAAAGAATATCAAAAGGAGTACCAAGCTTATCGGCACGTTAATCGTTATTTTGCTGCTACCCTTTTCCCTTTGCTGAATCAAGACGACATAGTATGGGTTCATGACTATCAACATATTCCTATAGGTACGGAACTACGTCGTCTGGGATGGACGGGTAGGCTAGGGCGTGTTTTCAAACTAGTAGTCTGCCAAGCCAACTTTGCTAGGTTAACTTTGGATATAAACGCTGCATTTTTCGGCGAGCATCTTTGGTTTGAAAACCCCAATAAACACTGGCTTTTTGCTGATTACGTTGTTTCTCCCAAGCGGCAATCTCAGAAGTTAATGTTTCTGCATTAGGAATACACCGTTCTAAACATTGGCGAGATAAAACAGATAATTCAATTTCTACTTGATTTAACCAAGAAGCGTGTTTAGGAGTATAGTGAAACTCTAATTTTTGAATAATTCGACGTGCTTCTTCTGGTGAAAAAACTTCATATAATGCACTGGGGGTATGAATATTCAAGTTATCAACTACTAAACGAATAACATCGGCATCTCGGTAGCAAACATCTACTAAATTTTTCATCTGAAGAGCAAAATCGACTTTAGTTCGACGTTCTGTAACTTCGATATGCCGCCATCCAGCCAAGGGTTGAAAACATGCGAATAAATTTACTGTCCCGTTACGTTTATACTCAAAATCATAACGTTCAGGCTGCTCCGGCTCTGGTGGCAAAGGAAGTCTTACTTCTTCTACTAATTGGTAGGGACGTTCATCAAAGCAGACTACAGGGCGTTTAGGATCGTAAGGCTCATTGTATAAATCCAGTACATCTTCCATTCGGAAAACATATTCTGCGTTAACTTGGCTGAATACACCATTGTTCTTTCAACCAAGGCTTAATTTCATTTTTTTTAAAGTTTGACGTACTGTTTCATCTGAGATTGAATCTATGATACCAACGTTCACTAAATGATCTGCTAATAATTGCATTGTCCAACGCACTCTCCCTTCTGGCGGATTAGAACAAGCTGTTGCAATCAAAAATGCTTCTTGTTTTTCATCTAATTTTTGAGGTTTTGGTGGATGCGGTTCATCCTTTAACGCAAAATCTAATCCACCAATGACAAATTTTTCTCGTGTCCGCTGTACTGTTGCAACATGAACTCTAACTCTATCGGCGATCGCTGAGTCTGTTTCATCTTCAGCAGCCATCAAAAGAATATTTGCACGGGTTATAGTTCTTGCCTTGTGCCTACCTTTCTTTATTATTGATTGCAGTTGAGCAACTTCATCTCCACTCAAGTCAACGATGTACTTCTTTGCCATATTATTCCCTGTTTTTGGCTAGTTTACCAATTACAGGTATTACTTAGCAAACTTTGCTTGGCAGACTACTAGTTGTATCCTGAAAAAGTAGGCGATCGCATTGTTGTAATCATGAACCGAGGAGACTTAAGCAACGAACAGTGGGAGAGGTTAAAACCGCTACTGCCACCACAAAAACCCCAAACAGGTAAACCAAATCATGACCAGACGCTCGTTCCTCGCTAACGCTACGCTATCGACAGGTTGTGAATGGCATCCTCTGGATACTGAGAACAGGGCACCGTGGAGGGATATGCCAGACCGTTATGGAAAGTGGGAGAGTATCGCAACAAGGTTTTATCGTTGGCAAAAGGCGGGAATTTGGAAGCAAATCTTAGAACACCTGCAAGCGATGCCTGCGGCGGGCTACGCCTACGCCGATCAACTTTTTGCAGAAATACTGATTCATGAGTGTAGTATGGGGAGAACACAATACTAACTTAAACCATAGTCATGACCCCCGAAGAAAAAGAACGGTTACAAGCAGCAGTAAAAGAAATCGCGGCAATCCTGTATAAAAATACATCACCATCCGAGTTAGAGACTTTGGAAGGAATCGAAAAAACAGTGCGATGCCTAC
It includes:
- a CDS encoding transposase — its product is MTRRSFLANATLSTGCEWHPLDTENRAPWRDMPDRYGKWESIATRFYRWQKAGIWKQILEHLQAMPAAGYAYADQLFAEILIHECSMGRTQY
- a CDS encoding transposase is translated as MMERSLSQWDCTELARQVITASIVGSISASTVRRILNSNKLKPWRHHLWLSPKAPRDEAFVKSIKEISSLYTRPLEENEMVLCVDEKTNLQPRPRKAKTLPALPDLPVRLEHEYERKGAVNLFAAFDTRTGKVWGLTYERKRQEEFIDFLEYLDKEIPSYITTMSLILSY
- a CDS encoding transposase: MYPEKVGDRIVVIMNRGDLSNEQWERLKPLLPPQKPQTGKPNHDQTLVPR
- a CDS encoding helix-turn-helix domain-containing protein → MQGRISSIRIEITGEQQEILNSWLRKSTTPVGLAKRARAILMLASGERFSKTSLYVGMGERHLRKWARRFIEQGIEGLYDGKRPGRPPVFSPSSCIVPSQDRLRAS